From Actinomycetota bacterium:
TGGGGGAAATCCGCGTCATAGTTGCAGTAATAGAGCCAGGAAAACAAGCATTGAAGCACTCGCCGCCCGAGATACAAGTTTCATACTCGAAAGGTTGCAGTAATAGAGCCAGGAAAACAAGCATTGAAGCTTCAGTATCGCGAATTTCTCTCCGAGGCTTTTTGTTGTTGCAGTAATAGAGCCAGGAAAACAAGCATTGAAGCTTCATCATCCTTCCTCCCCCCCTTCTCTCCGCCCTGGGTTGCAGTAATAGAGCCAGGAAAACAAGCATTGAAGCAATCGCCATCCGATTATAAGGGATGTAAGACTGACAAGTTGCAGTAATAGAGCCAGGAAAACAAGCATTGAAGCTGCCACGGTTTCGGCGCGCTTTCTGGAGCCGTACACGGTTGCAGTAATAGAGCCAGGAAAACAAGCATTGAAGCCACATTGCGCTGTAGCAGGTTCGACCATTGCTCCTTTAGTTGCAGTAATAGAGCCAGGAAAACAAGCATTGAAGCACATAATAGGTATTATCGGCGGTTAGATTAAGGTAGTTGCAGTAATAGAGCCAGGAAAACAAGCATTGAAGCAGGTTTTCAAGCTCTTGTGAGCTCGCCCCGCAGACCAGTTGCAGTAATAGAGCCAGGAAAACAAGCATTGAAGCATCGAATGCATCTGGGCCCTGGTTCAGCAAAGCCAGGTTGCAGTAATAGAGCCAGGAAAACAAGCATTGAAGCAGCATAATATCGGTCTTCCCATCGCATTAACTTCGCCCGGTTGCAGTAATAGAGCCAGGAAAACAAGCATTGAAGCTCTGGGCGCTGGGTCATCTCCCATGACTACAAGCATCACGTTGCAGTAATAGAGCCAGGAAAACAAGCATTGAAGCATAAGCAACCTAAAGCTCACCGAGGGGAAGTGGGCGGGGTTGCAGTAATAGAGCCAGGAAAACAAGCATTGAAGCAGATATCGCAGCATGGCATTGGCATACTCCTCTACCGTTGCAGTAATAGAGCCAGGAAAACAAGCATTGAAGCTCGTAGACGACGCACACCCGATTTTGGACCTGTTGAGTTGCAGTAATAGAGCCAGGAAAACAAGCATTGAAGCTTGGCCCTCTCCACGCCGTCGCTCGAGAACACGCTGGTTGCAGTAATAGAGCCAGGAAAACAAGCATTGAAGCTGATACAGTCCGACATTTAACGGCTGACCCGCCGAAGTTGCAGTAATAGAGCCAGGAAAACAAGCATTGAAGCGAGGGAACCACTAAAGGCGTAGGTTCTGGTATATGAGTTGCAGTAATAGAGCCAGGAAAACAAGCATTGAAGCACGGTGGATAAAAAATGTTGTTACGAAACAAGGTCTTTGGATACCTGGAGATACGGTCAGGACCGTGACGTATCGACTGTCCATCTTGCCGATATATGTTGATCCCTGTCATGGGTGGCCTTCTGTATGATCACGATGCCGAGACCGACGTTCCGCCCCGGGCGGAGCCATCGGCGGAGAGCTCCCCGCCGCCACCGGGCCCTCGCGGGAGACCGACCATGTCGATCCTGGAGATGATGAAGGCGTGCAAGCATTTGAAGCGTTGTTGGAAGATGTATTATCATTCCTGTGAAAAAGACATGGTTTCCAGCCGGAAACAGGAGGTGAGGCGCATGAAAGGGAAAAGGGTGTTTCTCTTGCTGGTTCTTGCGTGCATGGCCATGACGCTCCTCCTGGCTCCCGGTTGCGGCGGGAAATCCGACCGGGAGGGAGAGCCGCCCGCCACTTCCGAAAGTACCCCTGGCGGGTCTGCGCAGGCGGTAGAAGCGAAGAGATTCTCCCTTAACCAGTGGGTGGATGTCTCCTTTCCCACTCGTACCTATGTATCGGAGGGAGGAGTGTACAAGCAGGGCCCTGCCGGCACGGCGGTGTGCCATTACCTGGTGGAAGGAACGCAGGTGGAGGAGGAGCTGGGGACGCTCGAGCCGCAGGTGGAGGGGAAGACCTACCTGGTGGTCCTGATGAAGGTAAGGGGAGACGCTTCCAACCCCGGCGGCAACACCCACCCGCTCAGACACTTCGAGACGGGGACCGACCCGGCACCCCGCTTCGTTCTCGTGGACGGCCAGGGCACGGTCTACGAGACCGGCGTTTCCCTCCACATGTCGGCGACGAGGAAGTTGGGGAGGAAGGATATCTCGGACGTCGCCTTCACGGATGCCGCCGAGTATTCCACGGCCGTCGCCTTCCTCGTCCTGGAAGGGGCGAGCGGCCTGCGGATGCAGGTCCAGGTCTACCAGGGTAAGGATTGGAAGACGGTCGGGGAGTGGACGCTCTGAGGTCCGGCTGGACCCGGAGAGGAACCATGTCGGTCCGGAGGGCGGCACGTTACCGCGGGAGGGGCGGGCTGCTCAGCGGCCGACGCCTTCGTAGGTGAAGCCGAGTCGGCGGACGGAAAGGGGCTCTAGGCAGTTGCGGGTGTCCAGGATCTCCCTGCGGCGCATGAGCTCCCCCACGGCGCGGAAGTCCTGCAGCTTGAACTCCTCCCAGTCGGTGAGGATGAGCAGTAGGTCCGCGTCCCGCACGGCGTCCAGGGCGCTCTCCGCGCACTCCAGGCCGGGGAAAGCGAGGCGGGCGTTCTCCATGGCGTGGGGGTCGTAGGCGCGCACTCGCGCCCCGCGCTCCGCGAGCATGCGCACGATCTCCATGGCTGGAGATTCGCGCACGTCGTCGGTGCCGGCCTTGAAAGCCAGGCCCCAGGCGGCGATGGTTTTCCCTTCCAGCTCTCCCAGGCGGCCCTCCACCTTCCTCACCATGAGCTCCATCTGCTCCCGGTTGACCTGCATGACCCCCTCCAGGAGGTAGAAGTTATACCCGTGCTCGCGCGCGATCTCGATGAGGGCCCGGCAGTCCTTGGGGAAGCAGGAGCCCCCGAACCCCGGGCCGGAGCGCAGGAACTCGAAGCCTATGCGGCGGTCGTACCCCATACCCAGGGCCACCTCCTTCACGTCGGCGTCCACCGCCTCGCAGATGTTGGCGATGGCGTTGATGAAGGAGACCTTGGTGGCCAGGAAGGCGTTGGAGGCGTACTTTATCATCTCCGCGCTGGCGGGGTCGGTGATGAGGAGGGGGGCGTTCAGGGGGCGGTAGAGCTCGGCCATGATCCCCGCCGCCCGCTGGCTGTCGGTGCCGACTACGATGCGGTCGGGGTGCATGAAGTCCCGCACCGCCGTACCCTCGCGCAGGAACTCGGGGTTGCTGACCACGTCGAACTCCTCGCCCCCGGACAGCTCGCGGACGATCCTCTCCACCAGGCGGGTGGAGCCCACGGGCATGGTGCTCTTGTTGACGATGACCTTGTAGCCGTCGATGCCCGCGGCGATCTCCTCCGCCGCCTCCCGCACGTGGGTCAGGTCCGCGCTCCCGTCCTCGCCCTGGGGGGTGCCCACGGTGATGAAGACTATCTCCGACCGGCGCACCGCCTCGCGGGTGTCGGTGGTGAAGGCCAGGTTGCCGCCCAGGTGGCGGGAGAGGAGCTCCGGCAGCCCGACCTCGAAGATGCCCGCCTCGCCCTTCTCCAGGCGCGCCACCTTTGCGGGGTCCTTGTCGACGCCCATGACCTCGTGACCGAGGTCGGCGAAACAGGCGCCGGTGACCAGGCCCACGTATCCCGTGCCGATGACCGTTATTCGCATCTCTCCGTCCGCCTCGTTCCGTTCCCCTTGCGGTATCCGCCTCCGCGAGAGGAAGCTCGCGCCGTTCATCCCCTCGCTCGCTTCCTGCCAGCAAGCATAAACCCTTCCCCGCCGCCATTTCAAACCGTTCCGGAGCCCGGGCGCACTCTCCTTTGCGATCTTTTCGCATGGGAAGAAGGGGCGTCACGCCGCCCGGCCGCGAGCTTGCCACGCGCTCGCCGCAATATATAAGCTGACTGGTGTGGGAGCCGACCGGCGCGGAAACGCCGTGGACGCAGCTGGGACAAAGAGCATGATGCGCGTTTCCTTGTCTCCCGGCTGGAGCTGACCGGCGCGGAAACGCCGTGGACGCAACGGAAACAGAGCGGTAGGGGAACGGCGGAAGGGTAACGGTGCGGAGAGAGAGCCGGCGGTATCGAGACGGCGCGAGGTATTGCGGCGTCGCCCGCGGAAGGCCGCTGCGCCTTTCCGTTTTCGCTGCCGCGCTCGCGCTGTCGGCGGCGCCGGTGATAGGCGGCTGCGGCGGCGGGAAAAGCCCCGCGGAGTGGCTGAGCGCGTGCGGGAAGGCGGTCAGCGAATACGCGGCGGCTGGCGGCTACCTCCATTTTGTGCAGGAATCGACGAACGTCGTGCGCACCGCCCAGGGCATCCTCGAGGAGTGGTTCAAGGCCGAGGGCGACATCATCCTTCCCGGGCGCGAGAGATACGAGTACCGCCAGGAGTTGAGGAGTTCGCTGCAGCCGGGGGAGGAGGCCGTGAACGCCTTCTCGTACATCACCGTGGACGGAGGTAAGACCGCTTACGTGATGGGGGAGAGGCTGTCCGCCGAGCTGGGGGTGATGGGCTGGGTGCATTACACGCCGCCGCAGGGCCAGTCGCGTTTCCTGGACTACCCGAAGCTCATGGAAAGGGTGACCGGGATTAGAGGAAGCGTGGAGTGGCTGGGTTACGAGGAGGTGCAGGGCGTTCGCTGCGCCTACCTGTCGCTGCGCGCGAGTGGGCGGGAGCTCGTCGACATGAGGCTGCAGGAAGACCCCGCGCTGCTGGAGAAGTACCCGGAGCTCGGGGAAGGGGAGTACGCGGGGGAGATGGCCGTGAGGTTGTGGATCTCCGTGGAGAGCGGCCTGCCCGTGCGCATGATCATGGAGACCGACTCCGGCGAGGAAGGCGAAGTGTCCGTCTCCGGCAGGATGGAGCTGGTCTTCTCCGGGTATCACGGGAGCCCGCCTTCCTCCATAGAGGCGCCGGCGACGTTCACCGAGGCGGGGTGAGCGCCCGGGACGCTTCCCCGGAGGCGGGACGGGCGCGGCGTCCCCGGCTGGTATAATGTGCTCGGACGTGTCGGTGCCGCGGTGCCCGGCGCGGCGTTTGCGAAGGTACCAGGGGCGGCCGGGAAAAGCCGGTTTGCGCGGCCGGCCGGGGAGAGGGAGGAGACGGGTCGCATGCGGGCATGGCAGGTGCCGTTCCGTGAGGTCAAGGAGGGACGATGGAAGCAGCCGTAAAACCGATGTCCTACGTTCTCATACTGGTGAGCGTGGGGCTGGCCATCAGCGGGCAGATATGCCTGCGGCGCGGTATGGGTGAGGTTAAGGAACGCACGGGCATGGGGGCGGGAGAACTGCTCAAGAAGCCCGCCACCTTCGTCAGGGAGATCGTCACCACCTGGCTGGTGGTACTGGGGCTGGTCATCTTCGTGACCTCTGCGATGTTCTGGCTCATCGTCCTCACCGACGTGCCCCTGGGGGTGGCCTACCCCTTCGTCAGCCTCACCTACATCGTGGTCATGCTCTACGACAGGTTCTTCGAATCCCGCGAAATCATCGCGCTGAACTGGCTGGGGGTGGCGGCAATAGTGGCAGGCATCATCCTCATCAACTGGGGACAGTGGACCCAGGCGGCCCCCTGAGCGGCGAGCCCGTCGCCGGGTGAAGGAAGAAGAAGGGCGAGGGATGAAGGGCGCAAGATGAAGGTATTCTTCGACGGGACGCCCTTTCTGCTGGAGAAGACGGGCATAGGCCATTACACGCAGCAGCTCATCTCCCACCTCCTGCTGGAGGACGCGGACCTGGAGGTCGGCCTCTTCGCCCTGTCACTGCGCAGGGGCCGGCGGCTGCGCAGGGAGGCGCCGGATTTTCCGGGCATGGAGGTGAAAGGGTATAACCTGCCGGCCAACTTCCTCTATTATACCTGGTGGAGCCGCACCGGGATGCTGCCCGCCGAATCCCTCCTCGGCGACTTCGACATCTTCCATGCCACGAATTACCAAGCGCCCGCGCTGCGCAGCGCCCGCCTCGTCTCCACCGTGCACGACATCAACTTCGTGCGTTTCCCGGAGATGCAGAGCAAGGGCATAAGGCGCTTCCTGCGTTCACTGCCGCAGTTACTGGAGAGGTCGCGCGTGGTGCTGGCGGACTCCCGCTTCACTGCCGAGGAGCTGCAGGACGTCTACCGCCTGGCGGAGGAAAAGGTGCACGTGGTCTACCCGGGCCTGAACCCCGTGTTCCTCAAGGCACCTTCCCCCGAGGAGATGGAGACGGCCCTGCGCGCCTACTGCCTGCAACCGCCCTACATCGCTTACATCGGCAACCTGCATCCGCGCAAGAACCTGGCCACCCTGGTGGAGGCGTTCAACCTGCTGCGGAGGCGGGGGTTGCGCCACAGGCTGGCGGTGATCGGGGGAGGGGGTTTGGGGAGGCTGAACAACATCGAGTACAACAAGCTCAGCCGGCGGGTGGCGGACCTGGGGTTGCGGGAGGAGGTGATCTTCACCGGGTACGTTCCGGACGAGAGGTTGAAGTCGCTCCTCGTCCAGGCGGACATGCTGGTGTTCCCCTCCATATACGAGGGCTTCGGCCTGCCGCCCCTGGAGGCCATGGCCTGCGGGGTGCCTGTCATCACCTCCCGCCGCGCCTCCCTTCCCGAGGTGGTGGGAGACGCCGCCCTGCTGCTCGACGACCCGCTGGACGCGGAGGAGATCGCGGACAAGGTGGAGGGGCTTTTGGGGGACAGGGCCCTCCGCTCACGCCTGGTGGAGAAGGGGAGGGAACGGGCGCGCAGGTTCACCTGGAAGAAGGCGGCGCGCGAGGTGCGGGAGATATACTCCCGGGTGATGGAGAATCCCGGGTGATGGAGGGGGCGTGAGCTTGCCGGCGCGGGATCACTCCAAGCGGGAGGGCGAGGGCGGCGCTTGCCGGGTGAGCCTGGTGGCCACGGTGCGCGACGAGGAAGCGACCCTGTCCGAATGGTGGGACAGCATCCTGGCCCAGTCGCGTCTTCCGGACGAGGTGGTGGTGGTCGACGGCGGTTCCCGCGACGGCACATTGGAGGCGTTGAGGTCGCTCGCGCGGGAGGCCCCTTTTCCCGTGCGGCTGGAGGTGCTGCCGGGGAGCAACATCGCCCGGGGGCGCAACCGCGCCGTCTCCCTGGCGGGCGGCGACGTCATCGCCGTGAGCGACGCGGGATGCGTGCTCCACCCTCGCTGGCTGGAGAACCTCCTGGCGCCCATGGAAGCGGATCCCGGCGTGGAGCTGGTTGCCGGTTTTTACCAGCCGCTGGCGCGCGGTTGGTTCGAGCACCTGGCCGCCTGCGCCACCCTCCCGCTTCCCTGGGAGGTGAGGGAAGCTCGCTTCATGCCCTCCTCCCGCTCCCTCGCTTTCCGGCGCGAGGTGTGGGAGAAGGTGGGCGGGTACCCGGAATGGCTGCCCATAGGGGAGGACATGTACTTCAACCATTGCTGGAAAAGGCTGGGAATAAGGCACAGGCTCAACAAGGAGGCCCTGGTGTGGTGGAGGATGCGGCCCGACCTCCTCTCCCTGCTGCGCCAGTATTTCCTCTATGCGCGGGGGGACGGCGAGGCGGGCATGTACCCGCAGCGGCACGCCGTGCGCTTCCTGGCCTACGGCTGGCTGGCCTGCGTGGCGGCGACGGAGCGGGGACGTCGCCTGCGCGTGCCCACGGCCGCGGCGGCGGCGCTCTACGTGGGCCGGCGCTGGCTGCGCGTCCCCTTCCACATGAGGGGAAGGGGGGCGCTCGAGGGCGCCGCGGCCTTTTTCGCCCTGCCGGCGCTCCTCTTCCTCATCGACGCGGCGAAGATGGCGGGTTACCTCGCGGGCCTGCGGAGCAGGGCGGGGAGGGTCCGGCAATGAAGGTGGCCCCGGTGATCGTCAATTACAACACACGCGACGACCTGCGCCGCTGCCTTCTCTCCCTGGAGGAAAAGCTGGGCAGGCTGCCCGCGGTGGTGGTGGACAACGGCTCCACGGACGGGAGCCGGGAGATGGTGAGGGAAGAGTTCCCCTGGGTGAGACTGGCGGAGAACCCCGGCAATCCCGGCTACGCCTCCGCCTGCAACCTGGGCGTCAGGACGGCGCGGGAACCCTACGTCTTCATCCTCAACAGCGACGTGGAGTTCATACAGGGGGGGCTTGAGGAGGTCGTCTCCTACCTGGACGAGCATCCCGGGGTGGCGGCGCTGGGGCCGCTCGTGCTCAACGGCGACGGCAGCTTCCAGATGTCATGCCGCCGCTTCCCCTCCATGCTGGAGAACGTGGTGCACGGTTTCCTGGGGGAGCTGTGGCCGGACAACCCGTTTACCAGGTCCTACCAGATGAAGGACCTGGCCCGGGAGGAACCCTGCGAGGTGGACTGGGTCTCCGGCGCGGCCATGCTCCTGCGCCGGGAGGCGGCGCTCGACGTGGGGGGGTTCGACGAGGCTTATTTCATGTACGTGGAGGACGTGGACCTCTGCTGGCGCTTGCGCCGGGCCGGCTATAGCGTGGTCTTCCACCCCGCCTTCCGCCTGGTGCACCATATCGGCCGCACCAGCTCCCAGCAGTCCACGCGCATGCTTTTCGAGCACCATCGCAGCATGTTCATCTTCTTCCGCCGCCGCTACCCGGGGTGGAGGGGACGCTTGCTCGCCCCGGTGGTGCTCACCGGGCTCGCGGCGAGGTTCCTGCTCACCCTGGCCGTGGGACGCGCACGCCGGAGGAGCGGGCGCGGGTGAGCGCCGGAAAAGGGCGGCCGGGAAGGGCAGGGCGAAGGGAAGAAGAAGGGATTGGGGGCGACCGGGAAAGGGGGGCCGGAAAAGGAGGGGGAGCGCGCGGGGCGCGGGGAAAGGTCGAGGGAAAGGTCAGGGGAAGGTAGAGGGGAAGGGCGAGGACGGGGGTAAGGAATAGGGCAAGGAAGAGGAAAGAAAAAGGGAGGCCACATGGCCGAACGGGCTCTGATCACCGGGGCTGACGGCTTCGTCGGCCGGCACCTGGCAGCCCACCTGCGCGAGCAGGGGGTGGAGGTGCTGGGGCTCGGACTGCATCCGCCCCAAGACCCCTCGGCATGGGAGCGCTGCCGCTACGAGGTCTGTGACGTCCTCGACCGCGATACGCTCCTCCGCCGCGTGGGCGAGTTCATGCCGCATTACGTCTTTCACCTGGCGGCGCAGAGTTCGGTGCGCCGCTCCTGGGAGGAGCCGCGGCTCACCTACGAGATCGCGCTGCAGGGACAGGACAACGTCTTCGGCGCCTTGCGTGAATGCGGCCTGGACGCCGTGGTGCACGTCGCCTGCTCGGCGGAGGAATACGGGCACGTGGAGGAGGACGAGCTGCCCCTCACGGAGGAGCACCCGCTGCGGCCGGCCAGCCCCTATGCCCTGAGCAAGGTGATGCAGGAGTTCCACGCCTCCTTCTGCCACCGCGTTTACGGCACGCGAGTGGTCGTCACGCGCGCCTTCAACATCATAGGCCCCGGCCAGTCGCCGGAGTTCGTGGCCTCGGACTTCGCGCGGCAGATCGCGGAGGCGGAAGTCGGCAGGAGGGAGCCTGTCATAAGGGTGGGGAACCTGGAGGCCAGGAGGGATTTCTCGGACGTGCGGGATCTCGCGGGCGTCTTCTGGTTGCTGGTGAGGAAGGGCGCGCCCGGCGGGGTGTACAACGTGTGCAGCGGCAGCGACCGCGCCATCCACGAGATACTCGACATCCTCCTCTCCCTGGGAAAGATCCCCATAAAGGTGGAAGTCGACCCGGGAAAGCTGCGGCCGGCCGACATCCCCGTGCTGAGGGGGGACAACCGCAGGCTCAGGGAGGCGACGGGCTGGTCGCCGTCCATTCCCCTCGAGCGCACCCTCGAGGACCTCCTGCGATGGTGGCGGGACGAGGTCGCGAGGGGAGCATGAAGCGTGGCCGTCGCGGCGGCGAGGTCCTCATCGCATGGAGGAGGTGGAGCGCGAGCCCGATGAGGGCGCAGCGGCGCGGGGGAGAAGGTCACCGGGGGCTGCAGGGCAACAACGGCCTCCACGGCGGCGAGGAGGCCGGCATGAAGGCGCCGTTTCGCGCGGGGGTTTTTAGGGATGTTGTATCGCCCTGTAGGCGCCTTCCGGCTTGAAAAGGGTTGGGAGGCCACCCTATCATCCCGGCATGGCAAGCAAATTCGACACAAGGAGAAGAGTGATCTCCCGCACGTTCGGTCCAGGAACCATGGTACGACGCCTGACCGTGGCACGACGCCTGGTCGAGGAAGCGAAAGGGTGGAGTTTGATTAACCGCCCGTTCTTTCTATATATTGCTCTATGTCGCCACGTTGCCCGCGCCCTTCCTGCCGGGCCGACGCGGCAGCGGGGGTGAAAAGGGCGGCGCGCGGAGCGGAGGCCGGAGGGGATTGCGCGCGGAGCGGAGGCCGGAAGCGCGTCGCACGGCGGAGCGCGCCGGAGCGGTTTCCGGCCCTCGGGCGGCGATACGGCGGCGGGAGGCGGCATCACGGGAAGAACGCCCCGGGCGTGTTGTGGAGTTGCCGAAGGGGCCGCGACGAGGAGGCGTCTTCGGAACCGGGAGAACATCCCCTTGGGCGGCTCCCGTGGGAAGCGGAGGTGGAAGATGCAGGCGGTGATCCTGGTGGGAGGACAGGGGACGCGGTTGCGCCCCCTCACACTGACCACGCCCAAGCCCATGATGCCCCTGGTCAACAGGCCTTTCCTCGAGTTCCAGGTGGAACTGTGCCTGCGTCACGGCGTGCGTGAGATCATCCTCTCCACCTCCTACCTCCCGGAGGTTTTCCGTTCCTATTTCGGGGACGGGAGTCACCTGGGGGCCAGGATGATCTACGTCACCGAGGAGGAGCCGCTGGACACCTGCGGGGCGGTGAAGAACGTGGAAGATCACATCCAGGGCACCTTCCTGGTCTTCAACGGGGACGTGCTCTGCGACGTCGATCTCACCACCCTCGTGGCCTACCATCGCGAGAAGGGCGGGAAGGCCACCCTCTACCTCACGCGCGTGGAGGACCCCACCGCTTACGGGCTGGTCCCCCTGGACCGGCAGGGCAGGATCCTCGAGTTCCTGGAGAAGCCGAGCTGGGACCAGGTGACCACCGACCTGGTCAACGCCGGCGCCTACGTGCTCGAGCCGGAGCTCTTGCAGCTGGTGCCCGCCGGTGAGCCCTATTCCTTCGAGCGGCAGTTCTTTCCGCGGTTGCTGGCGGACGGGGTCCCCATGTACGGTTTTCCCAGCGACGCCTACTGGATGGACATCGGGACGCCCGCCAAGTACCTGCAGGCGCACTACGACATCATGCGGCGTCGCCTGCCGTTCGCCTTCGAGGGCGAAGAGATAAAGCCCTCGGTGTGGGTGGGTGAGGGGGTGGAGATCGACCCCCGGGCCTCCGTGTTCGGCCCCTGCGTCATCGGCCCCGGCTGCCGCGTCGCGCCGCACGCCCTCGTCTCCAGCGATTGCGTTCTCGGCCCGGGTTGCGTGGTAGGCGAGGGCGCCCACCTGGAGGGGGCGGTATTGCACGAGGGCTGCGTGGTGGGCGCGGAGAGCGTGCTGCGCGGCTGCGTCCTCTCCCGGGGGGTACGCGTCGGGGAGAGGGTGCACGTCAGCGACGGCGCGGTCATAGGCGGGGAGGTCGTGGTCGGGGACGATAACGAGCTCAGGTGTGGTATAAGGGTATGGCCGGGAGCGGTGCTCCCCCCGCACACCCTCAGGTTCCAGTCGTGAGCGGGATGCGGCTCCGTCACATGTTCGGGAAGGCACAGGGGAGGCGCAGGGGAGGCACGTAAGAGAGGCACGTGGAAGAAGGAGGAAGAGACTTGCGTATCCTTATCACGGGAATAACGGGTTTCGTGGGGAGCCACCTCACGGAGTACGCCCTCTCGCGCGGGGACGTGGAGGTGTTCGGCACGGTGCGCTGGCGGTCGCGCATGGAGAACATCGAGCACCTCGCGGACCGCGTGCGCCTCGTCGAGTGTGACCTGCGCGACGCCGCGGCGGTGCGCAGCGCCCTCGCCGAGGTGAGGCCGGATTACATATTCCACCTCGCGGCGCAGAGCTACGTGCCGACCTCGTGGAAAGCCCCGGCGGAAACCCTCACCACCAACATCATCTCGCAGCTGAACGTCATGGAGGCCATGCGGGACCTCGGGCTGCAGGCCCGCCTGCACGTGGCGGGCTCCAGCGAGGAATACGGGCTGGTCTTCGAGCACGAGACCCCCATAACGGAGGAGAACCCCCTGCGGCCCCTGTCGCCTTACGCGGTGAGCAAGGTGGCCCAGGACATGCTGGCCTTCCAGTACCACCGCAGCTACGGGTTGGACGTGGTGCGCACGCGCGCCTTCAACCACGAGGGCCCGCGCCGCGGCCACGTCTTCGTGACCAGCAACTTCGCCAGGCAGATCGCCGAGATCGAGAAAGGCGTCAAGCCGCCCGTGATCGAGGTGGGCAACCTCAACGCCCGCCGCGATTTCACCGACGTGCGGGACATGGTCAGGGCCTACTGGCTCTCGCTGGAGAAGGGGCAGGCGGGAGAGGTCTACAACATAGGGTCGGGGAAGGTCTATTCCATCCGGGAGGTGCTGGACCTGCTCCTCTCCTACACGGAGCGGGAGATCGAGGTGCGGCCGGTACCGGAGCGCATGCGCCCCTCGGACGTGGAGCTCCTCGTCTGCGACTGCAGTAAGTTCCGCGCCGCGACGGGGTGGAAACCCGAGATCCCTTTCGAGAAGACCCTGCGGGACACCCTCGATTACTGGAGGGAGCGCGTGTGAGGCGTGGAACGAAGAAGGCATTTGGAAAATAATGCCATAGAAGGAAAGTGATGGGCCAAGAAGTCACGGGAGGAGATGACATGGAGCACCACATCGCCGACCCCGGCC
This genomic window contains:
- a CDS encoding UDP-glucose/GDP-mannose dehydrogenase family protein, which produces MRITVIGTGYVGLVTGACFADLGHEVMGVDKDPAKVARLEKGEAGIFEVGLPELLSRHLGGNLAFTTDTREAVRRSEIVFITVGTPQGEDGSADLTHVREAAEEIAAGIDGYKVIVNKSTMPVGSTRLVERIVRELSGGEEFDVVSNPEFLREGTAVRDFMHPDRIVVGTDSQRAAGIMAELYRPLNAPLLITDPASAEMIKYASNAFLATKVSFINAIANICEAVDADVKEVALGMGYDRRIGFEFLRSGPGFGGSCFPKDCRALIEIAREHGYNFYLLEGVMQVNREQMELMVRKVEGRLGELEGKTIAAWGLAFKAGTDDVRESPAMEIVRMLAERGARVRAYDPHAMENARLAFPGLECAESALDAVRDADLLLILTDWEEFKLQDFRAVGELMRRREILDTRNCLEPLSVRRLGFTYEGVGR
- a CDS encoding glycosyltransferase family 4 protein yields the protein MKVFFDGTPFLLEKTGIGHYTQQLISHLLLEDADLEVGLFALSLRRGRRLRREAPDFPGMEVKGYNLPANFLYYTWWSRTGMLPAESLLGDFDIFHATNYQAPALRSARLVSTVHDINFVRFPEMQSKGIRRFLRSLPQLLERSRVVLADSRFTAEELQDVYRLAEEKVHVVYPGLNPVFLKAPSPEEMETALRAYCLQPPYIAYIGNLHPRKNLATLVEAFNLLRRRGLRHRLAVIGGGGLGRLNNIEYNKLSRRVADLGLREEVIFTGYVPDERLKSLLVQADMLVFPSIYEGFGLPPLEAMACGVPVITSRRASLPEVVGDAALLLDDPLDAEEIADKVEGLLGDRALRSRLVEKGRERARRFTWKKAAREVREIYSRVMENPG
- a CDS encoding glycosyltransferase; the encoded protein is MSLPARDHSKREGEGGACRVSLVATVRDEEATLSEWWDSILAQSRLPDEVVVVDGGSRDGTLEALRSLAREAPFPVRLEVLPGSNIARGRNRAVSLAGGDVIAVSDAGCVLHPRWLENLLAPMEADPGVELVAGFYQPLARGWFEHLAACATLPLPWEVREARFMPSSRSLAFRREVWEKVGGYPEWLPIGEDMYFNHCWKRLGIRHRLNKEALVWWRMRPDLLSLLRQYFLYARGDGEAGMYPQRHAVRFLAYGWLACVAATERGRRLRVPTAAAAALYVGRRWLRVPFHMRGRGALEGAAAFFALPALLFLIDAAKMAGYLAGLRSRAGRVRQ
- a CDS encoding glycosyltransferase family 2 protein, which translates into the protein MKVAPVIVNYNTRDDLRRCLLSLEEKLGRLPAVVVDNGSTDGSREMVREEFPWVRLAENPGNPGYASACNLGVRTAREPYVFILNSDVEFIQGGLEEVVSYLDEHPGVAALGPLVLNGDGSFQMSCRRFPSMLENVVHGFLGELWPDNPFTRSYQMKDLAREEPCEVDWVSGAAMLLRREAALDVGGFDEAYFMYVEDVDLCWRLRRAGYSVVFHPAFRLVHHIGRTSSQQSTRMLFEHHRSMFIFFRRRYPGWRGRLLAPVVLTGLAARFLLTLAVGRARRRSGRG
- a CDS encoding GDP-mannose 4,6-dehydratase — protein: MAERALITGADGFVGRHLAAHLREQGVEVLGLGLHPPQDPSAWERCRYEVCDVLDRDTLLRRVGEFMPHYVFHLAAQSSVRRSWEEPRLTYEIALQGQDNVFGALRECGLDAVVHVACSAEEYGHVEEDELPLTEEHPLRPASPYALSKVMQEFHASFCHRVYGTRVVVTRAFNIIGPGQSPEFVASDFARQIAEAEVGRREPVIRVGNLEARRDFSDVRDLAGVFWLLVRKGAPGGVYNVCSGSDRAIHEILDILLSLGKIPIKVEVDPGKLRPADIPVLRGDNRRLREATGWSPSIPLERTLEDLLRWWRDEVARGA
- a CDS encoding NDP-sugar synthase, with protein sequence MQAVILVGGQGTRLRPLTLTTPKPMMPLVNRPFLEFQVELCLRHGVREIILSTSYLPEVFRSYFGDGSHLGARMIYVTEEEPLDTCGAVKNVEDHIQGTFLVFNGDVLCDVDLTTLVAYHREKGGKATLYLTRVEDPTAYGLVPLDRQGRILEFLEKPSWDQVTTDLVNAGAYVLEPELLQLVPAGEPYSFERQFFPRLLADGVPMYGFPSDAYWMDIGTPAKYLQAHYDIMRRRLPFAFEGEEIKPSVWVGEGVEIDPRASVFGPCVIGPGCRVAPHALVSSDCVLGPGCVVGEGAHLEGAVLHEGCVVGAESVLRGCVLSRGVRVGERVHVSDGAVIGGEVVVGDDNELRCGIRVWPGAVLPPHTLRFQS
- a CDS encoding GDP-mannose 4,6-dehydratase, whose amino-acid sequence is MRILITGITGFVGSHLTEYALSRGDVEVFGTVRWRSRMENIEHLADRVRLVECDLRDAAAVRSALAEVRPDYIFHLAAQSYVPTSWKAPAETLTTNIISQLNVMEAMRDLGLQARLHVAGSSEEYGLVFEHETPITEENPLRPLSPYAVSKVAQDMLAFQYHRSYGLDVVRTRAFNHEGPRRGHVFVTSNFARQIAEIEKGVKPPVIEVGNLNARRDFTDVRDMVRAYWLSLEKGQAGEVYNIGSGKVYSIREVLDLLLSYTEREIEVRPVPERMRPSDVELLVCDCSKFRAATGWKPEIPFEKTLRDTLDYWRERV